From the Exiguobacterium marinum DSM 16307 genome, the window CGAGCATTCCTGCTCCTGTTTTTTCACGAAGTTCTTTTACCATTGCTGCTGTAACTGCCATCGGAAATTCCTCCTTGTAAAACTACAAATTTTAAGAAAAAGCACGGGGCTTCTTGTATACATGTCCTAAAAAAAGGTGATAAAAGGCTTTCCCTTTATCACCTATTGTCTCACTGATTACTCAGCTTCTGTAGCTTCAGCTTCTGTCGCTACAGCTTCTTCAGCAACTTCTTCTTCACCTTGCTTCGCTTCGATGATTGCATCAGCCATCTTCGAAGTGAGCAATTTAACAGCACGAATTGCATCGTCGTTCGCTGGGATTACGTAGTCGATTTCATCTGGGTCACAGTTTGTGTCGACAATCGCAACGATTGGGATGTTCAATTTGTGAGCTTCCGCGATTGCGATACGCTCTTTACGTGGGTCAACGATGAAGAGAGCGTCAGGCACACCAGGCATGTCCTTGATTCCGCCGAGGAACTTCTCAAGACGAGTCATTTCTTTTTTCAAGATGATGACTTCTTTCTTAGGAAGTACTTCGAACGTGCCGTCTTCTTCCATTTTTTCGAGTTGCTTCAAGCGGTTGATACGCTTTTTGATTGTTGAGAAGTTAGTGAGTGTTCCACCCAACCAACGCTCGTTAATGAAGAACATTCCTGAACGGATCGCTTCTTCTTTGATTGTATCTTGAGCTTGTTTCTTCGTACCAACGAAGAGGACGTTTCCGCCTTCTGCCGCGAGTTCACGAACAAAGTTGTAAGCTTCGTCTACTTTTTTGACCGTTTTTTGAAGGTCGATGATGTAGATCCCGTTACGCTCTGTAAAGATGTATTTCGCCATTTTTGGGTTCCAACGGCGTGTTTGGTGACCGAAGTGTACACCAGCTTCAAGCAATTGTTTCATTGAAATTACTGCCATGATAAATTTCCTCCTTGTGGTTTAAAAAAGTCCTCCGCCTCGTTCATTGTTATATTCCGACCTTTCGGCACCGAGGAATATGATCCCGAGACGTGTGTGATGTGTTTAACACCGAGAACTACTATAGCATATGTCTTGAATTCCGGCAACTCTCACTTTTTACGAAGTTTCGCATATAGAGCCAGTTCTCCTTCGCCTTTTCCAAGGATTCGGGCAGCATCTCTGACCGAATGCCGTAACAAGACATCGTCTACGTCAACCGACGCAGACGATTTTGTTTCATCTGTCGTTGTTTTCAATGACTCATTGGACTCTTCAACAGATGTTAAAGGTAAACTTTCTTCTTGAACCTTTAGTTCGCGTTCAGGTGGCTCCGAAGCGACGAGATCGTTCATCGACTCCATGAAAGAAAGAAGCAATGTTTCTGTCTCCTGCTTCTCTCTTTCGAGCCGTTCTACCCGCTCTTGTAATATTTGAACTTGGCGGTAACCGAACAAAAAACCGTAAGCAACCAAACAAGCAGTCATCACATATACAATATACACTTGTTCATCTCCTCACGATGTTTTTTCTTCAAGATAGGACCGCCCAAGCGCATTTTTTAACGTCTTCAGAGCTTTCGAGTGAATTTGCGAGATACGGGATGTCGAAAGTTCTAGCACCTCACCAATCTCGGTCAATGTCAATTCATCAAAATAAAACAATGAAACAACAAGCCGTTCTTTTTCAGACAAATGATCGATTTCTGCCGCAAGCACGTCAATCAACTCTCGCTGCAACAGCGTATCTTCCGGTTTTTCGGAATCAGGGTCAAAGTATGTGACAGACATGACTTTCCCTTCTTCCTGCAATGTCACAGCTTCGTCAATCGATAACATATTCGCAAAATACCCTTCTGCCATCGTCCGTTCAATCTCTGAAACCGAAAGGCCACAAGCACTCGCTAATTCACTTTTTGTAGGAGCACGATGCAACGATTGTTCAAGCTGTTCTGCCACGTGGTCGATTTTTTTTACTTTTTCCCGGACTGAACGAGGCAACCAATCAATTTTTCGTAACCCGTCGATAATGGCTCCCCGAATCCGAAAAGCGGCATACGTATCAAATTTATTATTATGCTCTGGATCATATTTCATAAGGGCATCGTACAATCCCATGTAACCCAAACTTTTCAATTCGTCGCGTTCGACGCTCTTTGGAAGCGTCACGATCATCCGTTGTACGTGGTAGTGGATTAGAAACTCGTAATGTGCTAGTAGTTCGTTTGCTGTATCCATATCACGGTCCGTATTCCAGCGATCCCACAACTGTGTAAGATGAGTCGTCATGTCGATCCCCCCTTATAGTTCTTTCGTACCCACGCTCACCGTCCGAATCGATAAAATTGATGTGGCAACGTCAAATTCAATCGTTCGTCCGTTATGTCCACCACAATCTTCCGCCACGAGCGGGATGCGATGAACTTTTAATGCTTGGCGAATCGCTTCGGCGTTTCGCTCACCGATTCGCATCGCTTCGTTCTCATATTTAAATTGAAACATCTGTGCGCCGCCTGCCATTTTGGCTTGAAGTCTTGTCGCACCTTCTCGTTTTAAAGACTGTACGAGCGTATCAATGGCGGTGTCCGCATATTTTCCTACTTCAATCGTTTGATTCTTTCGAGCAATCGCCGAGTCCGGTAACATCACATGGGCCATTGCCGCCAATTGGAGGCGGGTATCATACAAGATGATACCCACACACGATCCGAGACCGGCTGTACGTAACCGATTCGGCGCAGTTGTCTGTTTCCATTCGGCAATGCCAATTTTTAATACATCAGCCATTTCTAAGCAACCGTTCTTGAATCCGTTTGAGCGACCCATGTGTCGGTAGGAACAACACATGTCCTGCACTTACTTTTTGATCGATCATAAATGTCGTATCAATATAGAGCGCTGCATCCTCTTCGGGTTGGACCGATGTGACGACAAATTCGACGATGGACCCTGCCATATCGATTGCCGTTGCCGGTACTTGAATCATAATCGGTGTCTGTAACCAATCGCCAAGTGCCCGGGCGTATGCACCGCTCATGATATTCCCAACTTCTTCCCATGCCGATTGACCGAGTACATCACCAGAGTCAAATGAGTAGGGCATTCCGATTAACGTGGATACCATCTGTTCAGCGTCTTCAACTGCGAACAAGATGAGGATCATTCCGCGAATCTCACCATCTAATTCCAATAATACGGAGGCGACATGCCGCTCCGGACCACCCACTCGATCAGGTAAATACATAATCGGTTCCATCTCAGCAGAGGACACGGTAATGTTCACCGGCTTCGCTAACATGGCGGACAAGGCAGTGGCCGCATGTCCAGACCCTATATTTCCCAGTTCCTTTAACAGGTCTTGTTCAAACTCACTCAGCATACTGTTCCTCGAACAACGCATTCGCATCGATCAGAGAGAAGAGTTTGTCTTCCCCTTTGGCAATCGCTGTCAAATGTGCTGAAATCATATCGCGGCTCGATTCTGGAATCGGCTCAATCCGTACTTCATCGCTTTCGACAACTTCGTTCGCACGGTCGACGATGAACCCTGCGTCTCCCTGATTCAAAGAGGCGATTAAGATTCTTGTTTCGTCTGTTGGCTCAATTTCTTCATAACCTAAGCGTAAACGAAGGTCGATGACCGGTGTGACGACACCTCGAAGGTTGATGACCCCTTTGACATGTGATGGTGCGTTCGGGACCCGTGTGATTGGCTGAAGACGCTCAATTGAACGTACCGATTGCACGTCGATCCCATACGTATTTTCTTCAAGTGAAAAGACTACCCATTTCTGTTCCATCAATATTCCTCCTTAAAAGAGATCGTTACTATCTACGATAAGGGCGACGCGACCGTCACCGAGAATGGTCGCCCCAGAGATAGCCGGAATCCCTTCAAGATACGTACCGAGCGGTTTCATGACAATTTCTTGTTGGCCAATCAAATCATTGACGACGACTCCGACGAGTTTATTGCCTTTACGAACAACGACAACCGGGAATTGCGATTTTGTTTCCGATTCAATCTCAAACATTTCTTTCAAGTAAACGAGTGGGACCAATTGACCTCGGAAGTCAAAGACCCGCTCACGATGTGCTGTTAAAATATCTGCTTCATCGAGTAATGTCGTCTCAAGAATTGATGTCAACGGAATTGCGTAAGACTCCTCGCCAACTTGTACGAGCATCGCCGAGATGATCGAGAGAGTGAGCGGTAAACTAACTTGGAATTTCGTACCTTGCCCTGTGACCGTCTCTAAGGAAACGACACCACCGAGTGACTCAATTTTATTTTTGACAACATCGAGTCCAACCCCACGTCCTGACAGGTCAGTCACCACGTCTGCCGTCGAGAAACCTGGAGCAAAGATGAGCATCGCCAATTCGTTCTCAGACATCGCCGTCGCTTCATCATCCGTGATGACACCACGTTCCAACGCTTTCGAACGAACC encodes:
- the rpsB gene encoding 30S ribosomal protein S2, which codes for MAVISMKQLLEAGVHFGHQTRRWNPKMAKYIFTERNGIYIIDLQKTVKKVDEAYNFVRELAAEGGNVLFVGTKKQAQDTIKEEAIRSGMFFINERWLGGTLTNFSTIKKRINRLKQLEKMEEDGTFEVLPKKEVIILKKEMTRLEKFLGGIKDMPGVPDALFIVDPRKERIAIAEAHKLNIPIVAIVDTNCDPDEIDYVIPANDDAIRAVKLLTSKMADAIIEAKQGEEEVAEEAVATEAEATEAE
- a CDS encoding FliA/WhiG family RNA polymerase sigma factor, with amino-acid sequence MTTHLTQLWDRWNTDRDMDTANELLAHYEFLIHYHVQRMIVTLPKSVERDELKSLGYMGLYDALMKYDPEHNNKFDTYAAFRIRGAIIDGLRKIDWLPRSVREKVKKIDHVAEQLEQSLHRAPTKSELASACGLSVSEIERTMAEGYFANMLSIDEAVTLQEEGKVMSVTYFDPDSEKPEDTLLQRELIDVLAAEIDHLSEKERLVVSLFYFDELTLTEIGEVLELSTSRISQIHSKALKTLKNALGRSYLEEKTS
- a CDS encoding chemotaxis protein CheD; this encodes MADVLKIGIAEWKQTTAPNRLRTAGLGSCVGIILYDTRLQLAAMAHVMLPDSAIARKNQTIEVGKYADTAIDTLVQSLKREGATRLQAKMAGGAQMFQFKYENEAMRIGERNAEAIRQALKVHRIPLVAEDCGGHNGRTIEFDVATSILSIRTVSVGTKEL
- a CDS encoding chemotaxis protein CheC; translated protein: MLSEFEQDLLKELGNIGSGHAATALSAMLAKPVNITVSSAEMEPIMYLPDRVGGPERHVASVLLELDGEIRGMILILFAVEDAEQMVSTLIGMPYSFDSGDVLGQSAWEEVGNIMSGAYARALGDWLQTPIMIQVPATAIDMAGSIVEFVVTSVQPEEDAALYIDTTFMIDQKVSAGHVLFLPTHGSLKRIQERLLRNG
- a CDS encoding chemotaxis protein CheW, producing MEQKWVVFSLEENTYGIDVQSVRSIERLQPITRVPNAPSHVKGVINLRGVVTPVIDLRLRLGYEEIEPTDETRILIASLNQGDAGFIVDRANEVVESDEVRIEPIPESSRDMISAHLTAIAKGEDKLFSLIDANALFEEQYAE